From the genome of Nicotiana sylvestris chromosome 2, ASM39365v2, whole genome shotgun sequence, one region includes:
- the LOC138886019 gene encoding uncharacterized protein, giving the protein MLRKDAETSWTEDSQKAFVKIKEYLSTPPILVPPEPGQPLLLYLSVVDGAFGCVLGQHDETGKKEQAIYYLSKKFTPYEARWRMFFDGSTNFKGVGIGAVLVSKTGQHYPVQREWTTKNSKILPYLHHVQELRKRFTKIEFRHVPRIQNEFADALATLSSMIQHPDKNFIDPILVKIHNQSACCAHDEEETDGKPWFHDIKEYLAKGEYPENANQIQKRTLWRLSNSGEDP; this is encoded by the exons atgctaaggaaggatgccgaaacaagctggaccgaggattctCAAAAAGCTTTTgtcaagatcaaggagtacctgtccacaccaccaattctggtcccaccagaaccaggacaacctttgctactctatctatctgtagtagatggagccttcggatgtgttttgggacaacatgacgagacaggaaaaAAGgaacaagccatatattacttgagtaagaagttcacaccttatgaagcacg ttggaggatgttctttgatggatctacaaatttcaaaggagtgggtattggagcaGTCTTGGTATCAaaaacaggtcaacattatccg gtacaaagaGAATGGACCACCAAGAATtctaagatattgccatatctgcaccatgtacaggaattgagaaagaggttcacaaagatagagttccgGCATgtacccagaattcagaatgagtttgccgatgcattggctaccttgtcatctatgatacaacatccggacaagaatttcatcgatcccatcctAGTGAAAATTCATAATCAATCGGCGTGTTGTGCCCAtgatgaagaagaaacagatggaaaaccttggttccatgacatcaaggagtatttggcgaaaggagaatatccagagaaTGCAAACCAAATTCAAAAACGCACACTTTGGAGATTGTCCaattccggtgaggatccataa